Sequence from the Sediminitomix flava genome:
GATATTCTTTTCTGCGGTTTTCTGTATGCTTTGTTTTGAGAAAATCTGTTAGTGCATGTTGTAAAAATGATTTCTCAATATTCTTGACACGAGAGTCAATCAAGTCCTTGAGTTGTTTCTGATTGAGTGAACTTGTATGCTCAAATAATTCACCAACTTTTTCAGCAATAAGATCTAACTTGGGATTTATCATTTTTCCTACTTCTCCCTTTACCCTCTGTTGCTCCATATCCCAATCGGCTTTTCGTACCTTTATTCCTTTTGGATAAGATTTGAATCTTGTACGATACTGAGGATGATTTATAGAGGCATATACCCTATCAAACCCAGCCTTATCAAGAGTCCCTTTTAAATAATATTTCACTTCCATGTTTTAATAAGTTTTATTTACATGGGGGTAGAAATCCAAAGTCAATCAAAAAAGTGGTGATGAAAAAAAAATCACCACCACTGCATAAACACAACATTATCTGCAAGTTTATTTTTGATTGGAAGGTATTATTTTAATCTCTTTTAGTGCATTTTTTAAATCTTCTTCGCTGGTTGCCACATATTTCATCAAAGTCTTTAAATCTTGATGACCAGTAAGCTTCATTACGGTTGTTACAGGAACTCCGTTTTGAAGTAGTAACGTTATCCCTGTTCGCCTTGCCATATGTGATGTTACACACTTCCATTTTGGAATCTTTGTTACCTTTATGTTACTACCAGAGTAATTATATTTCTCAACTTCTCTTGTTATCCCTGCCTTACGGCTAGCCTCTTTAATGAACTCATTTAATTTAGCATTATGTATTCTGGGCAATTTTCCATTATACTTTTTCAGAATCTTTATCGCTGGGGAAGCATAGCCCACCAAAGGTACCGTTATACCTTTTTTAGTTTTCTTAGACATGAATCGCCAAAGGTTCTCTGATAATTGGGCTTCATCAAATTTAATTAAATCACTATAACGCTGACAAGTAAAGCATGCAAAACAGAAAAGGTCACGGGCTACATCAAGATTCTTATCTTCAGTTGCAAATTCATGAGTGAACAACTTTATCAATTCCTGCTCAGTTAGTACAATTGGTTCTTTTTTAGGAGGAGATTTATATTTGAGAACTAGATAAGAATCATTATCGTGGTATTTACGATCATAAGCCCAGCGCATGAAAGCTTTAATGCTTTTAATATTTCCATGGATTGTACTATCCTGTCTTCCTTTCTCAAATGAATAATCAAGGAAGTGATCAAGGAATGAAAGATTGATTGTCTGAAATGTTATTTTATAACCTGTAGATTTTTGAAATCTTTTCAACAAACTTACAACTACAAGGTACTTTTTCTTAGTTCTTATACTATCATACTTCCCTCTAAATGCCGCAAATTCTTCAAAAACAGAAAAAAAATCATTCGCTTCAGGTGGTTGAAATAAAGCCCTAATCAAAGCAATCACCTCGTTTTCCTCTTTACCCTCAGCTAGTGCATTGTAAAAAATAGTCAATACTTTCTCCTGCTGGGTCATAAGATATTTATTTATAGCAAGAGCATTTGCTGTTTTTCGTTTAACACACATCCTTATGGAATCCCATTGCTCAGGTTTTACCTTCAGTCTTGTATATAGTTTATAACGCTTGCCATTAAGCCTAAAATATAGGAATATTTTATCCTCTCCTTTCCTGTTCAGAGTTCCCGATAAATGATATCTAACATTCATAATAACGACATTATAGTTGTGTGACGATCTAAATGCCGAGGCTTATTCTTTGCTGTAATCAGGTTTGTCTAATAGGGGAAGAAATTAGGGGACACATTAGGGGGATGTATTTGTCAAAAACATACTTAAAGTGGCAAAAACAGCTGCTTTTAAGTATGTTAAAACTTAAATTAAAGTCCCGCTGGGGCTACAAGATATGTTACAGAATACGCAGAATTTGAACATTATGCTCTTACGACTACGTGAGGGCATTTTTGTTTTACACAAAATTTGATCTACAAGCAGTAGATACCCTCATTTGTTTAGCAATTTGGTCTCAGAGTGTTTAGCAATCTTGTTTGACCAAATTTTTGCTAAACATTTTAACCTATAAAACTTATGAGTTGTACTGTAAAATTAAATTTAAGAACTAGTCATCCAAAAAAAAGTGGCGAGTGTACGATTTACCTCCGTCTGACTATTAACCGAAAAATACATTGGATTAACCTCAAAGAACATGTACACCCTGAATACTGGGATGATCATTCAGAATTAGAGAAAATAAAGTCAAACCATCCTAGAGCAAAACGACTCAATATCAAATTAAGGAAAGAATACAACAGGCTCAGAGAGATTATTGATCAGCTTGAGATCCTCGGACAAACAGATTCATTACCAAACCAAACTGCTAATCTTTTTTGAGTATAATTACCATCTTGAAGATATAGATTCTTTTTCCCTTTCACATGTGGTGATGTAACAATTGAAATATATCTATTTTTCTCTAGATGTTCCAGACACTTATCTGTACTTTCAAAAGTCTTGACAAAAGTCCATTTAATAGCAGAAACAGATGTATTTAAAAGTGACTTTCTTGACCTCATTCCTTCCCATTCTTCGGGTAGTCTTTTTTTACTATCAACCACATAGAGCTTCTCAACTCCTAATGCATTTATAGTACGTACCACTTTACCAATATTCTTGAAATCTGTTGGTTCTTCCAGAACAGCTATCAAATTTTTACATCTTAGGTCTTTTACTTTGTCTGCCTTTATTCTTAAAGAGCTTTTATTGTCTTTTGAATTTTCACCCATTTCAAATTAAGTCTAGTTTAATCGACTCATCTTTCATTCAAAAAAATGAGAATACACTAACTCTTGTGCCTAACGACCCGGGCATGATATCGCAGGCAGATTGCGTCGCATAGCTGCCTGTGGAATATGCCCCTTGTTATAGCTTTTTAATCGCCTACAATAAGCAGACTGTGATTATTATTTATAGCTGTCTGAAAGACTTCCTTCCAATTACACTTTGAGTCAATTAATTGTTCTAGAAGCTTCAAATCGTCAATATACAATCTAGTATTTCCATTTTTCAAATTATCCGTCCTTTTCGATAAACACCTATCGACTTATGATCTATACTTGAAATAAAGTGTTCATTCCATAAAACGTAATTATCATCAAGAGTCTGTAAAAGTAATTCCAATTCAGTTAAAGATATCGTTCTTGAATTTTGTCTGTCTAAAATCAGATGAACTTTTGTTGTCTGAAAATAATCAGAAATTAGACGTACTAAAGTCTTAACATCTTTATTAGGTGATTGACCTATGTGGTAATACTCATATTCCCAGTTCACCTTATGTATTAATCTTTTTGAAGTATTAAAAAGATCTCTTGAATCCATTATCAATTAGCTATAACGAATCGGGCATGGTAATGCACTTAGGTCGTGTTGCTGGTAAGTGCGGTGTGAACTATGCCCCTTGTTATAGGGTTATTTTATCCTTTTTAAAAATCTTAATCGATTAGTTCGCTTGGCATATTTAATATACTTTGAGTAATGAATATCCCACAATCTTAGTATTAATTCATCTTCATTAAGTAATTCTATTTCCTCAATTTGCTGACTTATCATACTTGTCCATAAAATGCAATACCTATTCTTATATTTAACAATACTTGGTATTGATTTACATGTTGAAATAATTCTTGGATACTTTATAGGATACTCGTTATAACTGTCAACAAACATCTTCCTTGACGTTGAGTCCATAGAAAACTCAAGATAATACTGATTTTTTTGTTTTTGAATTCCGCTAATTACACTCTTTTCGAATTGCCATACGCCTTTTAATTTAAATGCTACTTTATGGAGGGTATCAATTTCTGATAACGGGGTTCCATCTGCTAAATTCAATTCAATTAGCGAATCTAAAGATGAATACTCTCTAGTTAGTTCATCTAAATCAATAGAGCTATCATCTAATAATTCCTCTACTTTTTCGATTTCATAATATAGGGTATCATATATTACATTTTGCGAATAGATAACTCTCACTAAAAGCCAAAAAAATATAGTAAATAATACTCTCAAGTTAATTTTATTAATCATTCCCTATAACGACTCGGGCATGGTGTCGCAGGCAGGTTGCGTCGCAAGACGGCCTGTGCAATATGCCCCTTGTTAGCCTCTGTTATTTATACTTTCAATAATGGCTTTAATTTGTATACAGCTATTGCTTTATTATTGCAATAAATAGTCAAATATCCTCTTTTCCTTCCGCCTTTAGGAATCTCAAAATACGGTTTCCCTTTATCTTTTTTTATCTCGATTCGAGTTGAATACTTATCATTATTAAATGCATATGTTAACTTTCGGCTTGTTTCTGAATTAAGATAAAAAATAACTTTATCCCCTTCAGAACTATCAATTACTCCGATTTGGGGAGATTCAATTTTAAAATCTGAATTTAAATATTCTGAATAATATAAAGGAAGGTTTGCAAAATCTTCTTTTGTCTTAGAAATTAACAGCCACTTAGCATCGGAGGGATAATGCTTATAAAAAAAAAATTCAGGATCAGTAAAAAAGTATGATTCATCATATTCTTTGATAAACAGCTCTGAATTTACATATCCCGCTCCCCAAGTTGAATCTATTAACTTCCACTCATTATTAATCTTAACTGCATTCCACGCATGATCTTCAACTTTCGGATATATCCCAATATCTCCCTTTACTGTTTTGGATGAACCACTAATAATTACACATTCAATATCAGTTAAATCACATAAACTTTTAAAAATCCTAGAGTATCCATCACATATTGCCACTTTTTTCTTAAGAACTGACCTTACTAACTTTTCATTATATTTTTGTTCTTTTCGCTTTAATTCTTCCTTAGTACGATAAGTAAAATACACACCTTTCTTATTCTTTTTTGAATAAAGTGTTTCAACATCATAGGCTATATTGTTAGCGATCCAAAAATATATTGCTCCAACTTTATCAACCTCTTCTTTAAAATCTTTATTAATTTTAGATGCTATTTTTTCAGGTTTCGTAAATCTAGAAGGGTAATTCTTTACTATAACTTTGACTTTATCACTTATTTGGGCATTTACTGATAAGTCTAAATTCAGAATTAATACAAATAATAATAACTTTTTCATCTCTTATGGAGGCTAACGACTCGGGCAGGGTATCGCAGGCAGATTGCGTCGCATAGCTGCCTGTGGAATATGCCCCTTGTTGTGCTTAGTTTTTAAGGTTTCCAAATAATGTAGTTTTCAACTCCTTCATCAGTTT
This genomic interval carries:
- a CDS encoding tyrosine-type recombinase/integrase, with protein sequence MNVRYHLSGTLNRKGEDKIFLYFRLNGKRYKLYTRLKVKPEQWDSIRMCVKRKTANALAINKYLMTQQEKVLTIFYNALAEGKEENEVIALIRALFQPPEANDFFSVFEEFAAFRGKYDSIRTKKKYLVVVSLLKRFQKSTGYKITFQTINLSFLDHFLDYSFEKGRQDSTIHGNIKSIKAFMRWAYDRKYHDNDSYLVLKYKSPPKKEPIVLTEQELIKLFTHEFATEDKNLDVARDLFCFACFTCQRYSDLIKFDEAQLSENLWRFMSKKTKKGITVPLVGYASPAIKILKKYNGKLPRIHNAKLNEFIKEASRKAGITREVEKYNYSGSNIKVTKIPKWKCVTSHMARRTGITLLLQNGVPVTTVMKLTGHQDLKTLMKYVATSEEDLKNALKEIKIIPSNQK
- a CDS encoding Arm DNA-binding domain-containing protein → MSCTVKLNLRTSHPKKSGECTIYLRLTINRKIHWINLKEHVHPEYWDDHSELEKIKSNHPRAKRLNIKLRKEYNRLREIIDQLEILGQTDSLPNQTANLF
- a CDS encoding TrmH family RNA methyltransferase; its protein translation is MGENSKDNKSSLRIKADKVKDLRCKNLIAVLEEPTDFKNIGKVVRTINALGVEKLYVVDSKKRLPEEWEGMRSRKSLLNTSVSAIKWTFVKTFESTDKCLEHLEKNRYISIVTSPHVKGKKNLYLQDGNYTQKRLAVWFGNESVCPRISS
- a CDS encoding transglutaminase domain-containing protein, whose translation is MKKLLLFVLILNLDLSVNAQISDKVKVIVKNYPSRFTKPEKIASKINKDFKEEVDKVGAIYFWIANNIAYDVETLYSKKNKKGVYFTYRTKEELKRKEQKYNEKLVRSVLKKKVAICDGYSRIFKSLCDLTDIECVIISGSSKTVKGDIGIYPKVEDHAWNAVKINNEWKLIDSTWGAGYVNSELFIKEYDESYFFTDPEFFFYKHYPSDAKWLLISKTKEDFANLPLYYSEYLNSDFKIESPQIGVIDSSEGDKVIFYLNSETSRKLTYAFNNDKYSTRIEIKKDKGKPYFEIPKGGRKRGYLTIYCNNKAIAVYKLKPLLKV